The Malus domestica chromosome 13, GDT2T_hap1 genome includes a window with the following:
- the LOC103414292 gene encoding uncharacterized protein isoform X1 — MYRTVATAATATRGGSPTDSGDCVVTLDQVPRWSNSEYRASLEYGNEDPSFSNSYFPDPLTSKSGGESSIHGMVSRFPVDHEINSKTYLWRGNPWNLEVDAVVNSTNENMDEAHCSPGLHAAAGPGLAEECAALGGCRTGMAKVTKAYDLPARRVIHTVGPKYAVKYHTAAENALSHCYRSCLELLIDNGLQSIAMGCIYTESKNYPREPAAHVSIRTVRRFMEKQKDKIAAVVFCTTTSMDTEIYKRLLPLYFPRDKLEEEIAVLKLPADVGDENGETIIDERKIRIKPLPKKNIPKPPQAPVELPVSDVGLVRRNSSYLDSFLDPAFMSLIKDPDQRRKEQWEKNAQAQSGWNCAKMLGFGDLGGPPLSAAEEYSLHSRYLAKANSVNLSEIAEMKIVYRGGVDSEGRPVMVVVGAHFLLRCLDLERFVHYVVKEFEPIIQKPYTIVYFHSAASLQLQPDMGWMRRVQQILGRKHQRNLHAIYVLHPTFGLKAAIFALQLFVDNVVWKKVVYVDRLLQLFRYVPREQLTIPDFVFQHDLEVNGGKGLIVDPRTKYVYHRP; from the exons ATGTACCGGACTGTGGCTACGGCCGCGACTGCAACCCGGGGTGGATCTCCAACTGATAGTGGGGATTGTGTTGTCACTTTGGATCAAGTTCCGCGGTGGAGCAATTCAGAGTATCGTGCTTCCTTGGAATATGGCAATGAAGATCCTTCGTTTTCAAATTCGTATTTTCCTGATCCTTTAACTTCCAAATCTGGGGGAGAGAGCAGTATCCATGGGATGGTCTCAAGATTTCCAGTTGACCATGAAATTAATTCAAAGACATATCTATGGAGAGGGAACCCATGGAATCTCGAAGTTGATGCAGTAGTGAATTCTACAAATGAG AAcatggatgaagcacattgtaGTCCTGGTTTGCATGCTGCGGCTGGACCTGGTCTTGCAGAAGAATGTGCAGCACTG GGTGGATGTAGAACAGGGATGGCAAAGGTCACTAAAGCATACGACCTTCCAGCTAG GAGAGTTATCCATACTGTCGGTCCCAAGTATGCAGTGAAATACCATACTGCTGCAGAAAATGCTCTAAGCCATTGTTATCGTTCTTGCCTTGaacttctcattgacaatgGGCTGCAAAG CATTGCAATGGGCTGTATATATACAGAATCTAAGAACTACCCTCGTGAGCCAGCTGCCCATGTTTCTATAA GGACTGTGCGACGGTTTATGGAAAAGCAGAAGGACAAAATTGCAGCTGTTGTTTTTTGTACTACTACATCAATGGATACAGAGATATACAAAAG ATTGCTTCCGCTTTACTTTCCCCGTGATAAACTCGAAGAGGAGATTGCTGTGTTGAAGCTTCCTGCAGATGTAGGTGATGAAAATGGCGAGACAATTATAGATGAGCGCAAAATCAGAATAAAGCCTTTGCCCAAAAAGAATATTCCAAAGCCTCCCCAGGCTCCAGTTGAGCTTCCTGTGAGTGATGTTGGCTTAGTACGAAG GAACTCATCATATTTGGATTCGTTTTTGGATCCTGCCTTCATGTCCTTAATAAAAGACCCAGATCAGAGACGCAAGGAACAGTGGGAGAAAAATGCTCAAGCACAAAGTGGATGGAATTGTGCTAAAATGCTTGGGTTTGGCGACCTTGGTGGACCTCCATTGTCTGCTGCAGAAGAATACTCACTTCATTCAAGATACCTTGCTAAAGCAAATTCTGTTAATCTTTCAGAAATTGCAGAAATGAAAATTGT TTACCGAGGTGGGGTTGACAGTGAGGGTCGTCCTGTAATGGTGGTTGTGGGGGCACATTTTCTTTTGCGATGTCTTGACCTAGAACGATTTGTACACTATGTTGTTAAG GAGTTTGAACCCATAATACAAAAGCCTTATACTATTGTATACTTCCATTCTGCGGCATCTTTACAGCT CCAGCCAGACATGGGGTGGATGAGAAGGGTACAACAGATACTTGGTCGTAAACACCAACGTAATCTGCAT GCAATATACGTCCTTCACCCAACATTTGGACTGAAGGCTGCAATATTTGCCCTGCAACTGTTCGTGGACAATGTG GTCTGGAAGAAAGTGGTATATGTAGATAGATTACTGCAGCTCTTTCGATATGTTCCTCGTGAGCAGTTGACCATCCCCGACTTTGTGTTCCA GCACGATCTGGAAGTGAACGGTGGGAAGGGTCTCATCGTGGACCCGAGAACAAAGTACGTGTATCATCGACCGTAG
- the LOC103414292 gene encoding uncharacterized protein isoform X2 produces the protein MYRTVATAATATRGGSPTDSGDCVVTLDQVPRWSNSEYRASLEYGNEDPSFSNSYFPDPLTSKSGGESSIHGMVSRFPVDHEINSKTYLWRGNPWNLEVDAVVNSTNENMDEAHCSPGLHAAAGPGLAEECAALGGCRTGMAKVTKAYDLPARRVIHTVGPKYAVKYHTAAENALSHCYRSCLELLIDNGLQSIAMGCIYTESKNYPREPAAHVSIRTVRRFMEKQKDKIAAVVFCTTTSMDTEIYKRLLPLYFPRDKLEEEIAVLKLPADVGDENGETIIDERKIRIKPLPKKNIPKPPQAPVELPVSDVGLVRRNSSYLDSFLDPAFMSLIKDPDQRRKEQWEKNAQAQSGWNCAKMLGFGDLGGPPLSAAEEYSLHSRYLAKANSVNLSEIAEMKIVYRGGVDSEGRPVMVVVGAHFLLRCLDLERFVHYVVKEFEPIIQKPYTIVYFHSAASLQLQPDMGWMRRVQQILGRKHQRNLHAIYVLHPTFGLKAAIFALQLFVDNVKVVYVDRLLQLFRYVPREQLTIPDFVFQHDLEVNGGKGLIVDPRTKYVYHRP, from the exons ATGTACCGGACTGTGGCTACGGCCGCGACTGCAACCCGGGGTGGATCTCCAACTGATAGTGGGGATTGTGTTGTCACTTTGGATCAAGTTCCGCGGTGGAGCAATTCAGAGTATCGTGCTTCCTTGGAATATGGCAATGAAGATCCTTCGTTTTCAAATTCGTATTTTCCTGATCCTTTAACTTCCAAATCTGGGGGAGAGAGCAGTATCCATGGGATGGTCTCAAGATTTCCAGTTGACCATGAAATTAATTCAAAGACATATCTATGGAGAGGGAACCCATGGAATCTCGAAGTTGATGCAGTAGTGAATTCTACAAATGAG AAcatggatgaagcacattgtaGTCCTGGTTTGCATGCTGCGGCTGGACCTGGTCTTGCAGAAGAATGTGCAGCACTG GGTGGATGTAGAACAGGGATGGCAAAGGTCACTAAAGCATACGACCTTCCAGCTAG GAGAGTTATCCATACTGTCGGTCCCAAGTATGCAGTGAAATACCATACTGCTGCAGAAAATGCTCTAAGCCATTGTTATCGTTCTTGCCTTGaacttctcattgacaatgGGCTGCAAAG CATTGCAATGGGCTGTATATATACAGAATCTAAGAACTACCCTCGTGAGCCAGCTGCCCATGTTTCTATAA GGACTGTGCGACGGTTTATGGAAAAGCAGAAGGACAAAATTGCAGCTGTTGTTTTTTGTACTACTACATCAATGGATACAGAGATATACAAAAG ATTGCTTCCGCTTTACTTTCCCCGTGATAAACTCGAAGAGGAGATTGCTGTGTTGAAGCTTCCTGCAGATGTAGGTGATGAAAATGGCGAGACAATTATAGATGAGCGCAAAATCAGAATAAAGCCTTTGCCCAAAAAGAATATTCCAAAGCCTCCCCAGGCTCCAGTTGAGCTTCCTGTGAGTGATGTTGGCTTAGTACGAAG GAACTCATCATATTTGGATTCGTTTTTGGATCCTGCCTTCATGTCCTTAATAAAAGACCCAGATCAGAGACGCAAGGAACAGTGGGAGAAAAATGCTCAAGCACAAAGTGGATGGAATTGTGCTAAAATGCTTGGGTTTGGCGACCTTGGTGGACCTCCATTGTCTGCTGCAGAAGAATACTCACTTCATTCAAGATACCTTGCTAAAGCAAATTCTGTTAATCTTTCAGAAATTGCAGAAATGAAAATTGT TTACCGAGGTGGGGTTGACAGTGAGGGTCGTCCTGTAATGGTGGTTGTGGGGGCACATTTTCTTTTGCGATGTCTTGACCTAGAACGATTTGTACACTATGTTGTTAAG GAGTTTGAACCCATAATACAAAAGCCTTATACTATTGTATACTTCCATTCTGCGGCATCTTTACAGCT CCAGCCAGACATGGGGTGGATGAGAAGGGTACAACAGATACTTGGTCGTAAACACCAACGTAATCTGCAT GCAATATACGTCCTTCACCCAACATTTGGACTGAAGGCTGCAATATTTGCCCTGCAACTGTTCGTGGACAATGTG AAAGTGGTATATGTAGATAGATTACTGCAGCTCTTTCGATATGTTCCTCGTGAGCAGTTGACCATCCCCGACTTTGTGTTCCA GCACGATCTGGAAGTGAACGGTGGGAAGGGTCTCATCGTGGACCCGAGAACAAAGTACGTGTATCATCGACCGTAG